The segment CATCGAGCATTTTTGGGCGTAGTTTGCTCAGCAAGTGTTTAGTGGTGTCGTAAACATTGAGCGACAAATGCTCGATCATATCGGCACAGCGCGTGTTCATTTCTGCATTATCTACACGTTTAATGATGCTCGCTTGAGTACGAATTGCTGTGATGTTTTGACCAATCTCATCGTGAAGCTCTCTTGCTACGTCACGACGTACCGATTCCTCCGCTTGAATAAGCTGGCGAGACAAGGTTTGGTTTCTGGATAACTCGCCCCGAAGTTTTTGGTTGAGATCTTTTTGTTTTTGCACCGCTAAACCAAGCATAATGCCCGTTAAAGTTTGTGCCGAAAGGGACAACAGAAGGTCAGTGATCTCTAGATTTGACACACCGCTCCGCGCAGCAATTAAGGCGATACTGTTCAACATGGTCGCAAGCAGTGCGCCTTGCCAACCGTAGCGCAGCGCAAGCACTATGATTGGGATTGCCATACAGAAAGGCGCAAATCGAGCTAGTTCATCCGGCAAGCTGGTTTGAACCAAAATGCTCGCAACCAATAGCACACTATAAAGCAAGATATGACGAACTTTGAATTGGACTTCATTAGCTAACAAGTTCGAGGTCAGTGGCGACCAAGGGCTTTGGAAGAGATAATTCCAAAGTAGGTAACACATTGGCAGAACCAACAATCCGCCAGCAATGCTTGCCAGCCAGACCATGTAGACAGATTGAACATGATAGCCTACCGCAAGCACGTTAATGCAAGACGTGACGAGCAATACGACAGCCATAACCACCAAGCGTTGGTTTTGATCGCCTTTGTAATAGCGCTTAGCAAAGTAAACCACTGGAATACTTAATACGCTAGCAACTAACACCATCAACCATTGTGGTTGTTCTAGAAGCAGAGCGAGTGCAACGGTCAATCCCCACTCGGCAAGATAAATTGTTGTCCAATACTTTGTGCGCGTGTGCAGTGTTAACCCCAAACGCAAGGCGAAGGGGAACAGCAAGATCGCAAGCTCCGCATCGTTCACAAAGTAATAAGCGATCACCCACAGACAGAACCACGAGCATCCAGTCGTGAATAAGCCGCAAATAGAGGTGATGGTGTTGCTACGCATTAAAATGACTCTTGCGTAAACAGTTTGGCAAGTTCAACGTTGTTTTTTACGCCAAGCTTATCCATTGCGTTTGCACGATGAACGTGAACCGTTTTATGGCTTAGGCCAAGCTCAGCAGCAATGGATTTCACATCTAAACCGCGAGTCAGCAATTGGCACACTTCATTTTCGCGACGAGTGAGGTGAGTCAGCATGGTGGTTTTATCACTTGGCGTCGCTAATTTCAAAGCGATATCCGGCGTTAGGTAACAACCTCCAGATGCACTGGTTTTAACCGCTTGAATTAACTCATCTGGACTACAACGTTTACTCAGATAACCTTTCGCCCCCAGTTTGAGTGATTTTTCGACCATCGCTGGTGAGTCATGCACACTGAGCATGACACAAGCAATACCTGAAGGAATATCGGAGAGTAGGGTAAGCCCACTTTCGTCTGCCATCGAGATATCTAAGATCACCACATCAGGCTTGCATGCAGGTAATCCTACTCGAGCTTCTGCTACCGAGCTAAATTCACCTACAACATTCATGTCTGTTTCTAGGCTCAGCAGTTGAGCAAATCCAGAACGAACAATGACATGGTCATCAACAAGCGCTACGTTAATCATCTTAAATACCAAACTTCAGCAATACACAAACGAAAATGAGCTCAATACCAATTGGCGCGCAATAGGAGACAATCCTTTGGCACCTTTTGATATAGAGAGCTCAATAAGAACCAACAATGATACTAAATTGACCGAGTTAATTTAATGATCTCGCGCGCTTTGACTGGCAAAGCGCGCGAGTTGGTTAAGCTTGGTTTTCTGTAAGTTCAAGCTTCTTCTTGTTTTGACGAATCTTTTTCTCTTCCGCGATAGCGACGAAAGCAAGCAAAACAATACAAATCATGGCGGAGGTATCTAGGGCTGCGAATGTGCCTTTCCAACCAGTTAGGCCGAAGATTGGCGTACCGTCTGCAATCATACCTAGACCTAGCTTGGCGAAGCTGTCACCAATTAGGTAAGCGAATGTGCCTTTTACACCATCAGCCACACTGATCGCTTTTTTAGGAACAAAGCCAACTGCGGCAACACCGATAAGAAGTTGAGGACCAAACACTAGGAAGCCAAGAACAAATAGCGACGCTAGGTACATGAACTCGCTTGTTGCGTGTTGGTAGAACTCAAGTGATACGATGATCAAGCCCAAAGAAACACAAGCCACTAGCGCACGGCGACCGTTGGCAAGGTCAGACAGGTAACCCCACATCAGCGTGCCGACTAGCGCGCCAACTTCGAATAGGGTAAAGCCAGAGATTGCTGCTTCTTTTGATAGCCCCAGTTCTTGGTAAGCGTAAACTGTTGACCATTGGTCGATACCGATACGCACGATGTAGAGGAAGATGTTTGCGAAGCAAAGTAGCCAGATCACTTTGTTTTTCAGAACGTATTCAACAAAGATCTCTTTCTTGGTCATTTGATTTTCTTCAGCCGCTTCATCTTCTTCGCTAACTGTTTCGTCAAATAGTTCTTCTACTTTACCTAGACCGTATGCTTCTGGAGAGTCACTACCAAAACGCATACCGATAAAACCGACGATGATCGCGATGATAGAAGGGAATACGAACATGCCGATAACGTGACCGTCAAACAGGTAGTTGGCACCGAATAGAGCCACACCTGCAGCACCTGCACCACCTACGTTGTGCGACATGTTCCAAAGACCTAGGTAAGAACCACGCTTGTTACGCGGTGTCCATTTGGTGATGGTTGAGTAACTAGAAGGGCCGCCAGTACTTTGGAAGAAGCCACTTAATCCGTAGAATGCCACCATCAAGAATAAACTTGCGCTGCCGCCACCCATACTGAAGCTGAAACCAAGCATTGCCAGACCAGAAAGGATAAGCATGAAAGGAAGGAATTGCTTGGTGTTCTTACCATCGGCGTAGTAGGAAACTACGGTTTTACCGATACCGTAAGTAATCGAGAAACCCAGACCGATCAAACCTAGGTCTGTCATCGACAAGCCGTAAGTTGAAATCATGTCGTTTTGCGCGACGTTGAAGTTTTTACGAATTAGGTACATGGTCAAATAGCCAATAAATACCACTAGGTAAGATTGGATAAATGGTTTGAACCACATTTTTCTACGCACTTCGACAGGAAGGTCGAGGGTAGGCTTCCGGACTTGTTCAAGGAATTTTAACATCGTGAACTCTCTTGTATTAGTGTGATGCACTTGCGTGCTCGCTTTCTTTTATCTGCCGGCGATGTTAGAGAGTCCTCTTTTAAATCACATGAGAGGAGGGCTTACTTCAATTAGGGCGAATTCCTAGAAAACTACGAATGTGCGAGAAAGCGTGAAAATCATCACATTCTGTGGGAGGTACCTAGTAGCGAAGAGCATATTTTTGAATCGAGTTCCGTTAAGTGAAGAAATTAATCAAAACATTCAGCAGATCGCGTCAAATAGTAGTGAAATGGTGCAAATGCTTAATCATGCCGATGAACTGTGCGGACTGTTAGGTACCGAAAGTGATTAACTCAACAGACAGGTTGACGAGTTCAAAGTGTAAAAGTAAAAAGGTCACGGTTGTGACTTTTTTTAGTTTTGTGCTGGGTGTTTTCGCATATAAAGGAGTGTGGTGTGGAAAAAGTTTTGGTGAGTTCATGCTTGGTTGGAAATAAAGTGCGCTACAACGCGAGTTGCTTGTCGATTCCTGAGTTTGATTTGAACTGGCTTCAGTCAATATTTGATTTGGTGGTTTATTGTCCCGAAGTTTCGGCAGGCCTACCTATTCCGAGAGCTCCTGCTGAAATTATCGCGGGAAAAGGGGAAGACGTGCTTAGAGGTTCCTCGAAAGTTTTAGGAAATGATGGCATGAATGTGACGA is part of the Vibrio ponticus genome and harbors:
- the uhpA gene encoding transcriptional regulator UhpA, with amino-acid sequence MINVALVDDHVIVRSGFAQLLSLETDMNVVGEFSSVAEARVGLPACKPDVVILDISMADESGLTLLSDIPSGIACVMLSVHDSPAMVEKSLKLGAKGYLSKRCSPDELIQAVKTSASGGCYLTPDIALKLATPSDKTTMLTHLTRRENEVCQLLTRGLDVKSIAAELGLSHKTVHVHRANAMDKLGVKNNVELAKLFTQESF
- the uhpT gene encoding hexose-6-phosphate:phosphate antiporter, encoding MLKFLEQVRKPTLDLPVEVRRKMWFKPFIQSYLVVFIGYLTMYLIRKNFNVAQNDMISTYGLSMTDLGLIGLGFSITYGIGKTVVSYYADGKNTKQFLPFMLILSGLAMLGFSFSMGGGSASLFLMVAFYGLSGFFQSTGGPSSYSTITKWTPRNKRGSYLGLWNMSHNVGGAGAAGVALFGANYLFDGHVIGMFVFPSIIAIIVGFIGMRFGSDSPEAYGLGKVEELFDETVSEEDEAAEENQMTKKEIFVEYVLKNKVIWLLCFANIFLYIVRIGIDQWSTVYAYQELGLSKEAAISGFTLFEVGALVGTLMWGYLSDLANGRRALVACVSLGLIIVSLEFYQHATSEFMYLASLFVLGFLVFGPQLLIGVAAVGFVPKKAISVADGVKGTFAYLIGDSFAKLGLGMIADGTPIFGLTGWKGTFAALDTSAMICIVLLAFVAIAEEKKIRQNKKKLELTENQA
- a CDS encoding DUF523 domain-containing protein; translated protein: MEKVLVSSCLVGNKVRYNASCLSIPEFDLNWLQSIFDLVVYCPEVSAGLPIPRAPAEIIAGKGEDVLRGSSKVLGNDGMNVTTQFVAGAKNALDLCLRYQIKYAVLAEGSPSCGSSNIYDGTFSGTKVKGAGVTTALLESKGIKVFSQHTVDQLRSMLDMPLS
- the uhpB gene encoding signal transduction histidine-protein kinase/phosphatase UhpB, which encodes MRSNTITSICGLFTTGCSWFCLWVIAYYFVNDAELAILLFPFALRLGLTLHTRTKYWTTIYLAEWGLTVALALLLEQPQWLMVLVASVLSIPVVYFAKRYYKGDQNQRLVVMAVVLLVTSCINVLAVGYHVQSVYMVWLASIAGGLLVLPMCYLLWNYLFQSPWSPLTSNLLANEVQFKVRHILLYSVLLVASILVQTSLPDELARFAPFCMAIPIIVLALRYGWQGALLATMLNSIALIAARSGVSNLEITDLLLSLSAQTLTGIMLGLAVQKQKDLNQKLRGELSRNQTLSRQLIQAEESVRRDVARELHDEIGQNITAIRTQASIIKRVDNAEMNTRCADMIEHLSLNVYDTTKHLLSKLRPKMLDDLDLKESIHQLTREMEFDNHGTHVAIDWQGDYESLGDTLKVTLFRLCQEALNNAAKYANATSIVIELSIEENISLNIADNGIGFKTEDCMTGMGVRGMQERVQALGGKMYIYSLSDHVEGTQIAITLPKV